One Paenibacillus sp. FSL H7-0737 DNA segment encodes these proteins:
- the obgE gene encoding GTPase ObgE gives MFVDKAKIYVKGGDGGDGIVAFRREKYVPDGGPAGGDGGRGGDVIFRVDEGLRTLMDFRYQRHFKADKGIKGRNRSQHGANADHMIVRIPPGTMLIDDDTQEIIADLTRHGQQVVVARGGRGGRGNARFATAANKAPELAENGEEGQERYIVMELKVMADVGLVGFPSVGKSTLLSVVSAAQPKIGAYHFTTITPNLGVVDVGDGRSFVMADLPGLIEGASEGIGLGHEFLRHVERTRIIIHVVDMSGSEGRDPFEDWVLINDELKQYNAALIDRPQIVAANKMDMPESEENLIAFRERVAELRPDLEVMPISSLTRQGVQELLYRATDILDSIPVAPVVEEVSGTTERKVYKLEAEDNNSFTITRDNETYVVNSPRIEKMLKRMQLSTHDAILKLARTLRHMGVDAELRKRGAVEGTIVRIGEFEFEFVENSSYY, from the coding sequence ATGTTCGTAGATAAAGCTAAGATTTATGTTAAGGGCGGAGACGGCGGGGATGGTATCGTTGCGTTTCGCCGGGAAAAGTATGTACCGGATGGTGGTCCAGCAGGTGGTGACGGTGGCCGTGGTGGCGACGTTATCTTCCGCGTAGATGAGGGCTTGCGTACGCTGATGGATTTCCGTTATCAACGCCATTTTAAAGCGGACAAAGGGATTAAAGGACGTAACAGAAGTCAGCATGGGGCGAACGCTGATCATATGATCGTGCGGATTCCACCTGGAACCATGTTAATTGACGATGATACTCAAGAGATCATCGCCGATTTGACTCGTCATGGTCAGCAAGTTGTTGTTGCCCGTGGGGGTCGTGGGGGTCGTGGGAATGCTCGTTTTGCAACAGCAGCTAATAAGGCTCCAGAGCTAGCAGAGAACGGCGAAGAAGGTCAAGAGCGGTATATTGTTATGGAACTTAAGGTTATGGCTGATGTGGGACTTGTAGGCTTCCCGAGTGTGGGCAAATCTACGCTACTGTCGGTCGTATCCGCAGCTCAACCAAAGATTGGTGCATACCATTTCACTACGATTACACCGAACTTAGGTGTAGTAGATGTTGGGGATGGACGAAGCTTTGTAATGGCGGATCTGCCAGGATTAATTGAGGGAGCTAGTGAAGGCATAGGGCTTGGTCATGAATTCCTGCGTCACGTTGAACGTACACGGATCATTATTCACGTAGTGGATATGTCTGGTTCAGAGGGGCGTGATCCCTTCGAGGATTGGGTTCTCATTAATGACGAGCTGAAGCAATATAATGCGGCTCTAATTGATCGTCCTCAAATCGTGGCCGCGAATAAAATGGATATGCCAGAGTCAGAGGAGAATCTCATCGCTTTCCGAGAACGCGTAGCTGAGCTGCGTCCGGATCTTGAGGTTATGCCAATCTCCTCGCTTACCCGTCAGGGTGTTCAGGAACTGTTATATCGTGCAACGGATATTCTTGATAGTATTCCGGTGGCACCGGTAGTTGAAGAAGTATCAGGAACAACTGAACGTAAGGTTTATAAGCTAGAAGCGGAAGATAATAACTCGTTCACCATTACACGTGATAATGAAACATATGTGGTCAACAGCCCTCGTATCGAGAAAATGTTGAAACGTATGCAGCTTAGCACACATGATGCGATTCTAAAGCTCGCCCGGACATTGCGGCATATGGGTGTAGATGCAGAGCTTCGTAAACGTGGAGCTGTAGAGGGAACTATTGTCCGTATTGGTGAGTTCGAATTCGAGTTCGTAGAGAATAGCAGCTACTATTAA
- a CDS encoding Spo0B domain-containing protein has product MKSWKSAIWAVMLSVMLPLGLVYWHTSLLTCLLLGIWVAATVAFNLIWNQRHWERELRIQENTLQQAAIRTLNHHRHDWMNDLQILYGYIQLGKPDKSVECVERIKERIALDSRIAKLGIPSLVFYIQSFRTYRTSLELEVQVEEGLQLEEKLNREAGDELTSVIMQTVRAYQYNGLAPQGETRKLRLGFIQDGGDILISFEGEGEHGNPEQLKGQIYNIVQGKIMKAEQFKPSKAYVELRLPLEM; this is encoded by the coding sequence ATGAAATCCTGGAAAAGTGCAATCTGGGCAGTCATGTTATCCGTAATGCTTCCTTTAGGACTCGTGTATTGGCATACCTCCCTTTTGACGTGTCTGTTGCTTGGAATTTGGGTAGCAGCAACGGTTGCTTTCAATTTGATTTGGAATCAGCGTCATTGGGAACGGGAACTCCGTATACAAGAGAACACTCTGCAACAGGCGGCGATTCGGACACTGAATCATCATCGTCATGATTGGATGAATGATTTGCAGATTCTTTACGGATATATTCAGCTTGGAAAGCCTGATAAATCCGTGGAGTGTGTGGAAAGAATAAAGGAACGCATAGCGCTTGATAGTCGTATCGCTAAGCTGGGCATTCCTTCATTGGTCTTCTATATCCAATCTTTCCGAACTTACCGGACTAGTCTGGAACTGGAAGTTCAAGTGGAGGAAGGATTGCAACTGGAGGAGAAGCTAAACCGGGAAGCAGGAGATGAGCTGACTTCAGTGATCATGCAGACCGTACGAGCTTATCAATATAACGGACTGGCTCCTCAGGGTGAAACGCGCAAGCTGCGTCTTGGCTTTATTCAGGATGGAGGAGACATTCTTATCTCCTTCGAAGGTGAGGGAGAGCATGGCAATCCCGAGCAGCTCAAAGGGCAAATTTATAATATAGTACAAGGGAAAATCATGAAAGCGGAGCAGTTTAAGCCCAGCAAGGCTTATGTAGAGCTGCGTTTGCCGCTTGAAATGTGA
- the rpmA gene encoding 50S ribosomal protein L27, whose protein sequence is MLKLNLQLFASKKGVGSTKNGRDSHSKRLGVKRADGQAVTGGNILVRQRGTKIHPGTNVGIGKDDTLFALVDGVVKFERWGRDRKKVSVYPVDVAPVAAALEA, encoded by the coding sequence ATGTTGAAATTGAATCTTCAATTGTTCGCATCGAAAAAAGGTGTAGGTTCCACAAAAAACGGACGGGATTCCCATTCCAAACGTCTTGGCGTGAAACGTGCTGACGGTCAAGCAGTAACCGGCGGTAACATCTTGGTTCGTCAACGCGGAACAAAAATTCATCCAGGCACTAACGTAGGCATCGGTAAAGATGATACGTTGTTCGCATTGGTGGATGGCGTAGTGAAGTTCGAACGTTGGGGCCGCGATCGCAAAAAAGTGAGCGTATACCCAGTTGATGTCGCTCCGGTAGCAGCGGCACTGGAAGCGTAA
- a CDS encoding ribosomal-processing cysteine protease Prp — protein MINVRITRSSDLGTIVGFEVKGHAGYAKRGEDIVCAGVSAVTVGTVNSIETLTGISMDTSMKNGFLSGTLGSIDDFDTSAKVQLLLESMVVMLNDIAESYGKYLQIEQVNI, from the coding sequence ATGATTAACGTACGGATTACACGATCTTCGGATCTAGGAACTATCGTTGGCTTTGAGGTAAAAGGGCACGCGGGTTATGCAAAGCGTGGCGAAGATATCGTATGTGCCGGTGTTTCGGCCGTAACGGTTGGAACCGTCAATTCGATTGAGACTTTGACCGGAATCTCCATGGATACATCCATGAAGAACGGATTCCTAAGTGGAACATTAGGTTCCATTGATGATTTCGATACTTCCGCGAAGGTGCAATTGCTGCTTGAATCCATGGTCGTGATGCTAAATGATATCGCAGAATCATACGGAAAGTATCTTCAAATAGAGCAAGTAAATATTTAA